Proteins from a genomic interval of Azotosporobacter soli:
- a CDS encoding RDD family protein, with amino-acid sequence MNEKYGGAGVRFLASLIDFAVIVILSTLLFLGCMKGVEVFVKEISIQHIIGTDVTITAIVYMTYFTVLEGGKRQAGLGKRMMKLKVTGLDNTKIGYVAAFCRAILKLILVLGFAGVGAISIFFSKKKQTVYDIFLKTVVKKTNERCEEK; translated from the coding sequence ATGAATGAAAAGTATGGTGGTGCAGGAGTACGTTTTTTGGCAAGTTTGATTGATTTTGCCGTGATTGTGATTCTGAGTACATTGTTGTTTCTTGGTTGCATGAAGGGCGTAGAAGTGTTTGTTAAAGAGATAAGCATTCAGCATATAATAGGGACGGATGTGACCATAACGGCAATTGTCTATATGACGTATTTTACAGTACTAGAAGGAGGAAAAAGGCAAGCTGGATTAGGTAAGAGGATGATGAAGTTGAAAGTGACAGGTCTGGACAACACCAAGATAGGCTATGTAGCTGCATTTTGCAGAGCGATATTGAAATTGATTTTAGTCTTAGGGTTTGCGGGGGTAGGCGCTATAAGTATATTTTTTTCAAAGAAGAAGCAAACGGTGTACGATATTTTTTTAAAGACAGTAGTAAAAAAGACGAATGAAAGATGCGAAGAGAAGTAA